In Cataglyphis hispanica isolate Lineage 1 chromosome 22, ULB_Chis1_1.0, whole genome shotgun sequence, a single window of DNA contains:
- the LOC126857717 gene encoding sortilin-related receptor-like, translating to MAGRTIVVVYYLALIFHFVLLTECNYGVRYGDRAKRLHITEDGDSPYRKPLIIDRRTGADEDGHETSFGRTRRDVPPEHPNNNPNITTKVNALNDSHQQLMVHWVGEGSNVIICLARDSTPVVRFQGGRFSSPTHPSAVYISYDYGDTFENKTDQFRISSDPNAEYAVVDKFTNHPKFYQYCVFVDSLHNLIFLTFNNGKTIRRIPVPFHPSEVSFYELDPRVLVALDKVDPMRKLWLSTDRGLVWVPIQHYVKAFYWSPYRVLLVERTEPTGTNTVLKLDMQYLLWFQTRNFSTLRVRPSLRKEFGVVIENVEDFQIKGDYMFTVKNSKNRTSEHLDLHVSYKNQSFVVAQFNTELDCNDYHIVDVSFNRVFIAVSHSETMVNLYVSEVIDHEKAIFTLSLEGIFTFFLNSTWKDSWLNDVADETFTDLYKVEGLRGIYIASRVKGNPKTGGISSIGPEHLESVITFDHGSTWNNIKAPTANYEGFYIHCPKDCSLHLSQRFSQLYPVTRSVTIMSSKSAPGIIMATGVIGSSLKGHPALYVSRDAGLTWKQVLKEYYFFNMGDHGGLLVAVKYFKSRGETRDISYSVDEGETWQTYEFNEKMLRVYGLMTEPGENTTVFTMFGSDSGQHQWLIIKVDLRNVFERECTEDDYKFWSPSSSDQPVMACILGRKETYQRRAARTNCYQGVNYDRPMRLKICQCDANDYQCDYGFTRVGNPYHCIRNKLITDYDPYAVPSTCQPGEFYNRTKGYVKLADDECSGGLARNFEPDEIPCPMDETPEFLLVAQREHITRIDLKDNKIEMLPVHDLKNVIAIEFDMKNNCLYWADIVNDTIGRQCLKNGTNYPEVLVENDLSSIEGMAFDWVSKVLYFVDGVKMRIQIVRTDISTMGRMRRTILGPNVLQKPRGIAVHPMNGYIFWTDWSPGNASVSRANLDGTDVKRLFVKPTVEWPNGITIDHIAERIYWVDARLDYIASSDFEGKRFKKIIANDARVSHPFAVAVLKDNMYWDDWKQSMIFVANKDHGVGINTIIGFQIVGLMDLKIFAHSVQVGTNECATNNTCSHICLGAPGGSHVCLCPDGMVMTDGKCLCPGGIKPYDNSTCPRIASTCSSNQFACNNGVCIPEFWKCDGDNDCGDNSDEVNCNRATCSPNNFECDGNKCIPKYWVCDMDRDCKDGKDEQNCTYANCTDLLRFKCDSGRCISHRWRCDGEDDCRDGSDERNCTGNRVLPSTCRSDEIACKSDHSCIPTSWKCDGEPDCDNGADEAECSNMVCEPWQFTCNNTKDSGHRCIYKSWQCDGDKDCLDGSDEFNCTITTTPAFIPPMSLPTNTCNDWMFLCQNKKCVPYWWKCDSVDDCGDNSDEISCGSEAEGTLESTSLPIHTTEQPRICREHQFQCYNGDCIENAWICDGSNDCPSGEDEQHCEQTHASCRENDQFMCRQDGSCVPLSHICNGIEECPDGSDELGCHTDRDTSPPATPSCFVGLFPCDETRCFPLASYCDGHQDCFDGFDESNCEKNGTRVYQVLVMGVDERSINDSTLFLYWWMPIPSNVTFEFLPSIARVTPGAKWTNASEWIEDTEYQFNNLEACTKYNLTVYVKVKGQSKVFPPAKYLVVRTGEGVPSEPWNVTVTQKNGTRVEVSWLPPQHPNGLIIGYQVYITPPIPPMEFSRQKTSAIIDMPFEAGKNYSFWIVAKNRQYESFSSKVATLTFDGSANIDDIEGLRVVATTNHSVTLTWNKTIDVDGYHITPRAPPAYPTLQTITTMDNLYEVTKLAPGVKYTFEVGAMKKTYVGKVAMVTATTNGTALPIITKFDAQLVKSQRTTVKLTWDPPKSTKKIKLQYAVHYATNIFNFFKAYKFKTTNLTATIKDLEACESYFFAVGVIGDYGAGPLCQPITVPTYFNQRAPPKRLRVTPSPDKNDSIIVSWSASCPTIDEPISYTISVTETILNKQVVVTLPPTNETIMKHTFHSIKYGGKYNITVATDVENAIPTQPFVYVAPMIKPPHQVTVLHDNKDYLIYWQEPDMPKDVNRHIEILVAEGSTKINESTASVFLTKDPSPYRYKDAKTGTIYTFAARLVTEDGYQSPLSETWSTQFSGSQLPVIMNTSNILSLAIPICLVVLMLGAALAYFIVRHRRLSNSFTQFANSHYDTRRGQATFPGTTDGLEEEDSPVIRGFSDDEPLVIA from the exons GTCAATGCTTTAAACGATTCGCATCAACAACTGATGGTACATTGGGTCGGGGAAGGTTCCAATGTGATAATATGTTTAGCAAGGGATAGCACACCAGTGGTGCGCTTCCAAGGTGGCAGATTTTCCTCCCCGACCCATCCTAGCGCCGTTTACATCAGTTACGACTATGGTGATACGTTTGAAAATAAGACTGATCAGTTCAGGATTTCGTCCGATCCCAACGCTGAATACGCAGTCGTGGATAAATTCACCAATCATCCTAAGTTCTATCAATAC TGCGTTTTCGTGGACAGCCtacacaatttaatttttctaacgtTTAACAACGGCAAGACTATTCGAAGGATTCCCGTACCATTTCATCCGAGTGAGGTCTCGTTTTACGAATTGGATCCACGAGTACTCGTCGCACTGGACAAAGTCGATCCAATGCGGAAG TTGTGGTTGTCGACCGATCGTGGATTAGTCTGGGTACCAATACAACACTATGTGAAGGCCTTTTACTGGTCACCTTATCGTGTTCTATTGGTCGAACGCACAGAGCCTACTGGAACGAATACAGTCTTGAAACTGGATATGCAATATTTGCTCTGGTTTCAGACCcgaaatttttcaactttgcGAGTGAGACCTTCCTTACGAAAAGAATTTGGTGTTGTCATCGAGAATGTCGAGGATTTCCAAATCAAAGGCGATTACATGTTTactgtaaaaaattcaaag AACAGAACGTCAGAGCATCTGGATCTCCATGTGTCTTACAAAAATCAATCGTTCGTTGTGGCGCAATTTAACACGGAATTAGATTGCAATGATTACCATATTGTAGACGTATCGTTTAATCGAGTTTTCATCGCGGTATCGCATAGTGAGACTATGGTTAATCTTTATGTGTCAGAAGTCATAGATCATGAAAAGgctatatttacattatctcTGGAGggtatttttacatttttcctcAACAGCACTTGGAAGGATAGTTGGTTGAA CGATGTGGCTGACGAGACATTCACAGACTTGTATAAAGTCGAAGGTCTTCGAGGTATATACATAGCATCACGAGTCAAAGGTAACCCGAAAACAGGAGGTATCAGCTCAATCGGACCAGAACACTTGGAATCGGTAATCACTTTCGATCATGGTAGCACTTGGAACAATATTAAAGCACCGACGGCAAATTATGAAGGCTTCTACATCCATTGCCCGAAAGATTGCTCATTGCACTTGAGTCAAAGATTCAGTCAGCTGTATCCGGTAACGAGATCTGTCACGATCATGAGCTCGAAATCGGCGCCCGGAATAATCATGGCCACCGGCGTAATTGGATCCAGTTTGAAAGGTCACCCTGCGCTCTATGTCTCGCGGGACGCAGGTCTTACATGGAAACAGGTGTTGAAAGAATACTACTTTTTCAACATGGGCGATCATGGAGGTCTGTTGGTggcagtaaaatatttcaaatcgcGCGGAGAGACCAGAGATATCTCATATTCAGTGGATGAGGGCGAGACGTGGCAAACTTATGAGTTCAACGAAAAGATGTTACGTGTTTACGGTCTCATGACGGAGCCTGGGGAAAACACCACGGTATTCACCATGTTCGGATCGGACAGCGGACAACATCAGTGGCTCATAATCAAGGTCGATCTACGGAATGTATTCGAGAGAGAGTGTACGGAAGATGATTACAAATTCTGGTCTCCGTCGAGTAGCGATCAACCAGTTATGGCATGCATATTGGGACGTAAAGAAACGTATCAGAGACGCGCGGCGCGTACTAACTGCTATCAGGGTGTAAATTATGATCGACCAATGCGATTGAAAATCTGTCAGTGTGACGCAAACGATTATCAATGCGATTACGGTTTTACGCGCGTCGGAAATCCATATCATTGTATTCGCAACAAATTAATTACTGATTATGATCCTTATGCCGTACCGAGCACATGCCAGCCTGGCGAATTTTACAATCGCACAAAGGGCTACGTGAAGTTGGCCGATGATGAATGTTCTGGCGGTCTCGCGAGAAATTTCGAGCCTGACGAGATACCGTGCCCGATGGATGAAACACCAGAATTTCTGTTGGTCGCTCAACGAGAGCATATCACGCGAATTGATCTGAAGGACAACAAAATAGAGATGCTACCCGTGCACGATCTGAAGAATGTGATTGCCATCGAATTTGATATGAAGAACAATTGCTTGTATTGGGCGGATATTGTAAACGATACAATCGGTAGACAATGCCTGAAAAACGGTACCAACTATCCCGAAGTTCTCGTCGAAAACGATTTAAGTTCTATTGAAGGAATGGCTTTTGATTGGGTGTCCAAAGTTCTCTATTTCGTGGACGGTGTTAAAATGAGAATACAAATAGTTCGAACAGATATATCCACTATGGGCAGAATGCGCAGAACGATATTAGGCCCGAACGTGTTACAGAAACCGAGAGGTATCGCGGTTCATCCCATGAATGGATACATATTCTGGACCGATTGGTCACCCGGCAATGCCTCCGTCTCTCGCGCCAATTTGGACGGCACGGATGTCAAGCGATTGTTTGTCAAACCAACAGTCGAATGGCCGAACGGAATAACAATCGATCACATTGCCGAACGTATTTACTGGGTGGATGCCCGGTTGGATTATATTGCTTCTTCGGACTTTGAGGGTAAAAGGTTTAAGAAAATCATCGCTAACGACGCGCGCGTGTCGCATCCGTTTGCAGTTGCCGTGTTGAAAGATAATATGTACTGGGATGATTGGAAACAATCGATGATATTTGTCGCTAATAAGGACCATGGTGTCGGAATCAACACAATAATTGGTTTCCAGATCGTAGGTTTGATGGATTTGAAGATCTTTGCGCATAGCGTGCAAGTCGGCACGAACGAATGCGCGACGAATAACACGTGTTCGCATATCTGTCTGGGTGCGCCTGGGGGCAGCCATGTGTGCCTTTGTCCGGATGGTATGGTAATGACGGACGGAAAATGTCTTTGTCCAGGTGGCATCAAACCCTACGACAATTCGACATGCCCACGCATCGCCAGTACCTGTTCGTCAAATCAGTTTGCTTGTAATAACGGCGTGTGCATCCCCGAATTCTGGAAGTGCGATGGCGATAACGATTGTGGCGACAACTCGGACGAGGTCAACTGCAATCGTGCTACGTGCAGCCCTAATAACTTTGAATGCGATGGCAACAAATGTATACCGAAATACTGGGTATGCGATATGGATCGTGACTGTAAAGACGGTAAGGACGAGCAAAATTGCACATACGCCAATTGCACGGATCTGTTACGCTTCAAATGTGACAGCGGTCGCTGCATCTCGCATCGATGGCGCTGCGATGGCGAGGATGACTGTCGGGACGGTTCGGATGAACGTAATTGCACTGGAAACCGAGTTTTACCAAGCACGTGTCGATCCGACGAGATCGCTTGCAAATCTGATCATTCGTGCATACCAACTTCTTGGAAATGCGACGGCGAACCAGACTGTGACAATGGCGCGGACGAAGCGGAGTGCAGCAACATGGTGTGCGAACCATGGCAGTTTACATGCAACAACACCAAGGATTCTGGGCATCGGTGCATATACAAGTCATGGCAATGCGATGGCGACAAGGATTGCCTAGATGGTTCTGACGAATTTAACTGCACCATCACTACCACGCCGGCGTTTATCCCACCGATGAGCCTGCCAACAAATACCTGCAACGATTGGATGTTCTTGTGTCAGAATAAGAAGTGTGTGCCATACTGGTGGAAATGTGACAGCGTGGACGACTGCGGCGACAATTCGGATGAGATTAGCTGCGGCAGCGAGGCGGAAGGCACATTAGAATCTACATCGCTGCCAATTCACACAACTGAACAACCACGCATCTGTCGCGAACATCAGTTTCAATGTTACAACGGCGATTGCATCGAGAATGCGTGGATATGCGACGGCTCCAACGATTGTCCATCCGGCGAGGACGAGCAGCACTGCGAACAGACACATGCATCGTGCCGCGAGAACGATCAATTTATGTGCCGTCAGGATGGCTCATGTGTACCTCTATCTCACATTTGCAACGGCATTGAGGAATGCCCGGACGGCAGCGATGAGCTTGGCTGTCATACAGATCGTGACACGAGCCCACCCGCCACCCCGTCTTGCTTCGTTGGTCTTTTCCCATGTGACGAAACGCGTTGCTTCCCATTGGCATCCTACTGCGACGGCCATCAAGATTGTTTTGACGGTTTCGATGAGAGTAACTGCGAAAAGAACGGTACTCGTGTATATCAGGTACTGGTGATGGGTGTGGACGAACGTTCCATTAACGACAGCACTCTCTTCCTCTATTGGTGGATGCCAATACCATCGAACGTTACATTTGAGTTCCTGCCTTCAATCGCGCGGGTTACTCCGGGCGCCAAGTGGACCAACGCCAGCGAGTGGATCGAAGACACCGAGTATCAATTCAACAATCTCGAGGCTTGCACCAAGTACAATTTGACTGTCTATGTCAAGGTGAAGGGTCAAAGCAAAGTATTCCCACCAGCTAAGTATCTAGTCGTAAGGACTGGCGAAGGCGTGCCATCCGAGCCATGGAACGTAACAGTCACGCAGAAGAACGGCACTCGCGTAGAGGTCTCCTGGCTACCACCTCAACATCCAAATGGTTTGATCATCGGCTATCAAGTTTACATCACACCGCCTATACCACCGATGGAGTTTTCGCGGCAAAAAACATCCGCGATCATTGATATGCCATTCGAGGCAGGCAAGAATTACTCTTTTTGGATTGTAGCGAAAAACCGACAATACGAATCGTTTTCGTCGAAAGTTGCCACATTGACGTTCGATGGCTCGGCCAACATCGACGACATCGAAGGTCTTCGCGTGGTGGCGACGACGAATCACTCCGTCACGCTAACGTGGAATAAGACGATAGACGTGGACGGTTATCACATCACTCCTAGAGCACCACCGGCATATCCAACATTACAGACCATTACGACCATGGACAATCTATACGAGGTGACAAAATTGGCGCCAGGTGTCAAATACACTTTTGAGGTCGGTGCAATGAAGAAAACATACGTTGGTAAGGTCGCCATGGTGACGGCTACGACGAACGGCACCGCGCTGCCGATAATAACGAAGTTTGACGCGCAATTGGTAAAGTCTCAGAGAACGACCGTGAAACTTACTTGGGATCCGCCTAAGAGCACCAAGAAGATTAAATTGCAGTATGCTGTTCATTACGCCaccaatatattcaatttctttaaag cttacaaatttaaaaccaCTAATCTCACGGCTACGATCAAAGATTTGGAAGCGTGTGAATCATATTTCTTTGCCGTTGGCGTTATCGGGGATTATGGAGCGGGACCTTTATGTCAACCGATCACGGTTCCGACATATTTCAATCAACGTGCTCCTCCGAAAAGGTTGCGAGTAACACCATCGCCGGATAAAAATGACAGTATAATCGTCTCATGGAGCGCGAGTTGTCCCACGATCGACGAACCGATCAGTTACACG attTCTGTTACGGAAACGATCCTCAATAAGCAAGTAGTTGTGACATTACCGCCCACTAACGAAACTATCATGAAACATACCTTCCATTCGATCAAATACGGCGgaaagtataatattacgGTAGCGACTGATGTTGAAAATGCCATACCCACTCAACCTTTTGTTTATGTGGCACCGATGATCAAGCCGCCTCATCAAGTTACCGTCTTGCACGATAATAAAGACTATCTAATATATTGGCAAGAGCCAGATATGCCGAAGGATGTTAATCGACACATCGAAATTTTGGTAGCCGAGGGATCGACAAAGATAAACGAATCGACGGCTAGCGTCTTCTTGACTAAGGATCCATCGCCTTATCGTTATAAAGACGCTAAAACGGGTACGATTTACACCTTCGCTGCACGTTTGGTCACGGAGGACGGATATCAAAGCCCATTGAGTGAAACTTGGAGCACGCAATTTTCAG GCTCGCAACTCCCGGTGATAATGAACACGTCGAATATACTGTCTCTTGCTATACCGATCTGCTTGGTCGTCTTAATGCTAGGTGCAGCGCTAGCGTATTTCATCGTTCGACATAGAAGATTATCTAACAGCTTTACGCAATTTGCCAATAGTCATTACGATACGAGGCGGGGACAAGCTACCTTCCCAGGCACGACAGACGGTTTAG AAGAAGAAGATAGCCCTGTGATCCGAGGCTTTTCAGATGACGAACCTTTGGTAATCGCATGa